Proteins from a single region of Parasedimentitalea psychrophila:
- a CDS encoding MalY/PatB family protein, which translates to MNFDDPIDRRGTHSTKWDKMETLYGVSPEDGLSMWTADSDYATAPCVIDAIHKAADHGVFGYSWDHPDYLSAVQWWMQTRHNWAIEQDWILTSQGLGNAIALCLDVWSDPGDGVVTFSPVYHEFAHKIAKTGRSLTECPLKRADDTYVLDLDDAQSRLTGNEKLLLWCSPQNPSGRVWTPEELREISAFAKRNDLILVADEIHHDLVFPGSTFVPMDVAAPEARSWTVTLTASSKTFNIAGQRTGNMIIADDSLRAAMKHRMNTLDYGAGSLAINMITAAYSPDGAKWVDAQIAYLDENRRIFDQAINAIPGLKSLPLQSTYLAWVDFEGTGMSHDEVAARIRDTAKIAVSQGPSFGAGGEMFQRFNLATQRSRVIEACERMTRAFSDLQ; encoded by the coding sequence ATGAATTTTGACGATCCCATCGACCGTCGCGGCACCCATAGCACCAAATGGGACAAGATGGAGACCCTCTATGGCGTCTCGCCTGAGGACGGTCTTTCCATGTGGACGGCTGATTCCGACTACGCCACTGCCCCCTGCGTCATCGACGCGATCCACAAAGCTGCCGATCATGGGGTGTTTGGCTACTCATGGGACCATCCCGACTATCTCTCGGCGGTGCAGTGGTGGATGCAGACCCGCCACAACTGGGCGATCGAGCAGGACTGGATTCTCACCTCGCAGGGTCTGGGCAACGCCATTGCCCTGTGTCTGGATGTCTGGAGCGATCCGGGCGACGGGGTCGTGACCTTCTCGCCGGTCTACCACGAGTTTGCCCATAAGATTGCCAAGACCGGACGCAGCCTGACCGAATGCCCGCTGAAACGCGCCGACGACACCTATGTTCTGGATCTGGACGATGCCCAAAGCCGGTTGACGGGCAATGAGAAACTACTGCTCTGGTGCTCGCCTCAGAACCCATCAGGCCGGGTCTGGACCCCGGAAGAGCTGCGCGAGATCAGTGCCTTTGCCAAGCGCAACGATCTGATCCTTGTCGCCGATGAGATCCACCATGATCTGGTTTTCCCCGGCAGCACCTTTGTGCCGATGGACGTCGCCGCCCCCGAGGCCCGCAGCTGGACGGTCACCCTGACCGCTTCGTCCAAGACCTTCAACATTGCGGGTCAGCGCACCGGCAACATGATCATTGCCGACGACAGCCTGCGCGCTGCGATGAAGCACCGCATGAATACACTGGACTACGGCGCCGGCAGCCTGGCCATCAATATGATCACCGCCGCCTATTCACCGGACGGCGCCAAATGGGTGGACGCCCAGATTGCTTACCTCGATGAAAACCGGCGCATCTTTGATCAGGCGATCAATGCGATTCCCGGCCTGAAATCACTGCCGCTGCAATCCACCTATCTGGCCTGGGTCGACTTTGAGGGCACCGGGATGAGCCACGACGAAGTCGCCGCCCGCATCCGCGACACTGCCAAGATCGCGGTGTCACAAGGCCCCAGCTTTGGCGCCGGGGGCGAAATGTTCCAACGGTTCAATCTGGCCACCCAGCGCAGCCGGGTGATTGAGGCTTGCGAGCGGATGACCCGGGCATTTTCGGATCTGCAATAA
- a CDS encoding GlsB/YeaQ/YmgE family stress response membrane protein, whose amino-acid sequence MPIIALIIIGAAAGFLATRLMRIDANVVTTVVIGMAGALIGGLLLRFLVTVMGMLAGFVGAVLGALLLIWLWQTYIQK is encoded by the coding sequence ATGCCCATTATTGCCCTGATTATCATCGGAGCCGCCGCTGGATTTCTGGCCACACGGCTGATGCGGATTGACGCGAATGTGGTGACCACTGTGGTGATCGGCATGGCTGGGGCGCTGATTGGCGGGCTGCTGTTGCGGTTTCTGGTGACGGTGATGGGGATGCTGGCGGGATTTGTCGGCGCGGTGCTGGGGGCATTGCTGCTGATCTGGCTGTGGCAGACCTATATTCAAAAATAG
- the def gene encoding peptide deformylase, whose product MTTRICLPWPDKRLRSKAEEVTEITDEIRAIWDDMVETMEAMPGVGLGAPQIGVMLRLAVVDGSRQRGRAVKMANPEVLHASIELREHDEASPNLAGVSAKIKRPRAVTVRFMNEAGQVDRRDFVGIEATSVQHQIDHLNGKMYFDHLSKVKRDMLLRKAKKLNG is encoded by the coding sequence GTGACAACCCGTATCTGCCTGCCCTGGCCCGACAAACGCCTGCGCAGCAAAGCCGAAGAGGTGACTGAGATCACCGATGAGATCCGTGCCATCTGGGACGATATGGTGGAGACCATGGAGGCGATGCCCGGCGTCGGGCTGGGGGCGCCGCAGATCGGGGTGATGCTGCGACTGGCAGTTGTCGATGGCTCGCGCCAGCGGGGCCGCGCTGTGAAAATGGCCAACCCGGAGGTGCTGCATGCCTCGATCGAGCTGCGCGAACATGACGAGGCCAGCCCCAATTTGGCCGGCGTCTCGGCCAAGATCAAACGACCGCGGGCGGTGACGGTGCGGTTCATGAACGAGGCCGGGCAGGTTGACCGGCGCGATTTTGTCGGCATTGAAGCCACCAGCGTGCAGCATCAGATCGATCATCTGAACGGCAAGATGTATTTTGATCATCTGAGCAAGGTCAAACGCGACATGCTGTTGCGCAAGGCCAAGAAGCTGAACGGCTAA
- a CDS encoding class I SAM-dependent DNA methyltransferase: protein MTDRETMDVYAKAADDYARNFSDTKAIDMNQEADLDAFFARVPKGGLVLDLGCGPGQWAARLRDAGLIVDATDASPEMVQLAIANYRLNAKLATFEQLTVEDHYDGIWANFSLLHASRADFPGHLGRVHRALRPGGTLSIGMKLGSGEHRDSLGRFYAYYREDELRALLTEAGFTVTRSRVGNGKGLAGSDDTFVVMTAHV from the coding sequence ATGACCGACCGCGAAACAATGGATGTCTACGCCAAAGCAGCCGACGACTACGCGAGAAATTTCTCTGACACCAAAGCCATAGACATGAACCAAGAGGCCGACCTCGACGCCTTTTTCGCGCGAGTTCCCAAAGGCGGGCTTGTTCTCGATCTCGGATGCGGCCCCGGCCAATGGGCCGCCCGGCTGCGCGACGCCGGCCTGATCGTCGACGCAACCGACGCCTCACCTGAAATGGTGCAACTCGCCATAGCCAATTACCGGCTCAATGCCAAACTTGCCACTTTCGAACAACTGACCGTTGAAGACCACTATGACGGCATATGGGCCAATTTCAGCCTGCTGCACGCCTCTCGCGCCGATTTTCCCGGCCACCTAGGCCGCGTCCACCGCGCCTTGCGCCCTGGCGGCACCCTTTCCATCGGTATGAAACTGGGCAGCGGAGAACACCGCGACAGTCTTGGCCGATTCTATGCCTATTACCGCGAAGACGAGCTGCGCGCACTGCTCACCGAGGCTGGTTTCACGGTCACCCGCTCCAGAGTTGGAAATGGCAAAGGATTGGCTGGCAGTGACGATACCTTCGTAGTAATGACCGCGCATGTCTGA
- the folK gene encoding 2-amino-4-hydroxy-6-hydroxymethyldihydropteridine diphosphokinase, which produces MGSKMTEFRSKSLIALGGNLPSAAGAPQSTLVSAIAELSRRGLYVQLLSRFFHTPCFPAGAGPDYVNAVIQLSTDISSADLLAILHDVEAQFARVREQRWGMRTLDLDLIAREDQVSPDLATYRHWQALPLAAQTRRAPEQLILPHPRLQDRGFVLVPLCDIAPDWQHPVLGLSAREMLAALPKAAVAEVQPL; this is translated from the coding sequence ATGGGGTCAAAAATGACCGAATTCCGGTCAAAATCGTTAATCGCACTCGGCGGAAACCTGCCCTCGGCAGCCGGAGCGCCGCAAAGCACGTTAGTCTCTGCCATTGCAGAGCTTTCCCGTCGCGGATTGTATGTACAGTTACTGTCTCGCTTTTTTCACACACCGTGTTTTCCCGCCGGGGCGGGGCCTGACTATGTCAATGCGGTAATACAGCTCAGTACGGATATCTCGTCAGCGGATCTGTTGGCGATTTTGCATGATGTCGAGGCGCAGTTTGCGCGGGTCCGGGAGCAGCGTTGGGGGATGCGGACCCTGGATCTGGATCTCATTGCCCGCGAGGATCAGGTGTCGCCCGATCTGGCCACCTATCGGCACTGGCAGGCTCTGCCGCTGGCTGCTCAGACACGCCGGGCGCCTGAGCAGCTGATATTGCCGCACCCGCGTCTGCAGGATCGTGGATTTGTGCTGGTGCCGCTGTGCGACATCGCCCCGGATTGGCAGCATCCGGTGCTGGGTCTGTCGGCGCGTGAAATGTTGGCCGCCTTGCCGAAAGCTGCGGTTGCCGAGGTGCAGCCGCTATGA
- the ispH gene encoding 4-hydroxy-3-methylbut-2-enyl diphosphate reductase, protein MTKPALILYLAAPRGFCAGVDRAIKIVEMAIEKWGAPVYVRHEIVHNKFVVDGLRDKGAVFVEELADCPDDRPVIFSAHGVPKSVPAAASLRQMIYVDATCPLVSKVHIEAQRHAAAGLQMIMIGHKGHPETIGTMGQLAEGEVLLVETVEDVATVAVRDPNQLAFVTQTTLSVDDTRGIVAALHARFPAIIGPHKEDICYATTNRQEAVKTVAPKSDALLVVGAPNSSNSRRLVEVGAKAGCKYSQLVQRAENIDWRALNGIRSIAITAGASAPELLVDEVIDAFRSRYDVTVEVVETAIEDIEFKVPRVLRQPA, encoded by the coding sequence ATGACCAAGCCCGCCCTTATCCTGTACCTGGCCGCCCCGCGCGGATTTTGCGCCGGAGTCGACCGGGCGATCAAGATCGTTGAAATGGCGATCGAGAAATGGGGCGCTCCGGTCTATGTGCGCCATGAGATCGTCCATAACAAGTTTGTGGTGGACGGTCTGCGCGACAAGGGCGCGGTATTTGTCGAAGAGCTGGCGGATTGCCCCGACGACCGGCCAGTGATCTTCTCCGCCCACGGGGTTCCCAAATCGGTACCGGCGGCAGCCTCATTGCGCCAGATGATCTATGTGGATGCCACCTGCCCGCTGGTCTCTAAGGTGCACATCGAGGCGCAGCGCCACGCGGCGGCCGGATTGCAGATGATCATGATCGGCCACAAGGGCCACCCGGAAACAATCGGCACCATGGGCCAGCTTGCCGAGGGCGAGGTTTTGCTGGTGGAAACGGTCGAGGACGTGGCCACTGTTGCGGTGCGCGACCCAAACCAACTGGCCTTTGTCACTCAGACCACCCTGTCGGTCGATGACACCAGGGGCATCGTGGCCGCGTTGCACGCCCGCTTCCCCGCCATCATCGGCCCCCACAAGGAAGACATTTGTTACGCCACCACCAACCGCCAGGAAGCGGTGAAAACGGTGGCCCCCAAAAGCGACGCCTTGCTGGTGGTCGGGGCGCCAAATTCATCAAATTCGCGCCGTCTGGTCGAGGTCGGAGCCAAGGCCGGCTGCAAATACTCGCAACTGGTGCAGCGGGCTGAAAATATCGACTGGCGCGCCCTAAACGGTATCCGCAGCATCGCCATCACCGCCGGCGCCTCGGCCCCTGAACTGCTGGTGGACGAGGTGATCGACGCCTTCCGCAGCCGCTATGACGTCACCGTCGAAGTGGTGGAAACCGCCATTGAGGATATCGAGTTCAAAGTCCCCCGCGTGCTGCGCCAACCGGCCTGA
- the def gene encoding peptide deformylase — MKRNILIHPDPRLKKVCTSVADMTDELRKLAADMLETMYDAPGIGLAAPQIGVMDRLIVLDCVKEEGETPRPLVMFNPVILSASDETNVYEEGCLSIPEQYGEVTRPEAVNVEWMDRDGNAQRETFDGLWATCVQHEIDHLQGKLFIDYLKPLRRQMITRKMQKLKREMARG; from the coding sequence ATGAAACGTAATATTTTGATCCATCCCGACCCTCGCCTGAAAAAGGTTTGCACCTCCGTCGCTGACATGACGGATGAGTTGCGCAAGCTGGCTGCTGATATGCTGGAAACCATGTATGACGCGCCGGGCATTGGTCTGGCCGCGCCGCAGATCGGCGTCATGGATCGGTTGATCGTGCTGGACTGTGTCAAGGAAGAGGGTGAGACGCCGCGGCCGCTGGTGATGTTCAACCCGGTGATCCTGTCCGCCTCGGATGAGACCAATGTCTATGAGGAGGGCTGTCTGTCGATCCCCGAGCAATACGGCGAAGTGACCCGCCCCGAGGCTGTAAATGTGGAATGGATGGACCGCGACGGCAATGCCCAGCGTGAGACCTTTGACGGGTTGTGGGCGACCTGCGTGCAGCACGAGATTGACCACCTGCAGGGCAAACTGTTCATCGACTACCTGAAACCGCTGCGTCGTCAGATGATCACCCGCAAGATGCAAAAGCTGAAACGCGAAATGGCCCGCGGGTGA
- a CDS encoding trimeric intracellular cation channel family protein: MSFLTLLDYASVLVFALTGALVASRAQLDIVGFAFVACLTAVGGGTIRDLLLDRHPVFWVGEPTYILLATGAAILVFFNAHRVESRQKWLIWLDSFALAVAVSAGTGAAMELDKPAVIVVLMGMATGSLGGLMRDVVCNEVPLVLRQGELYITCAMAGAITAVSLDTLSLAKDLGLPEHSALIACAVTCWALRAGSIHFGWHLPVYKSRPPRR, encoded by the coding sequence ATGAGCTTTTTGACCCTGTTGGATTATGCCTCGGTTCTGGTCTTTGCCCTGACCGGGGCGCTGGTCGCCAGTCGCGCCCAGCTGGATATCGTCGGCTTTGCCTTTGTCGCCTGCCTTACGGCGGTCGGCGGCGGCACCATCCGCGACCTGTTACTGGATCGCCACCCGGTATTCTGGGTGGGTGAGCCCACTTACATCCTATTGGCCACCGGTGCTGCGATCTTGGTGTTCTTCAACGCACACCGGGTAGAAAGCCGCCAAAAATGGCTGATCTGGCTGGACAGTTTTGCCCTTGCGGTTGCGGTCTCTGCCGGAACCGGTGCCGCGATGGAGCTGGACAAACCAGCGGTCATTGTGGTGCTGATGGGCATGGCCACCGGCTCTCTTGGGGGGTTGATGCGCGATGTGGTCTGTAACGAGGTTCCGCTGGTGCTGAGACAGGGCGAGCTTTACATCACCTGCGCCATGGCGGGCGCCATCACCGCCGTCAGCCTCGACACCCTGAGCCTTGCCAAGGATCTAGGCCTGCCCGAGCACAGCGCCCTGATCGCCTGTGCCGTCACCTGCTGGGCCCTGCGGGCCGGATCAATCCATTTTGGCTGGCACCTGCCAGTCTACAAAAGCCGCCCACCGCGCCGCTAG
- the def gene encoding peptide deformylase, producing the protein MSVLPILIWPDARLTQRCEPVLAEPLDDLIADMFDTMYGAQGRGLAAPQVGVMKRLFVMDCSWKEGTPSPMVMINPTIMAAERSPVVADEGGLSIPGVLVSVERPKAVTVQWTAAEGDIHMADFDGFEARCIQHEFDHLNGTVTFDHLSGADRARAEAEFLERNT; encoded by the coding sequence GTGAGCGTGCTGCCGATCCTGATCTGGCCCGATGCCCGTTTGACCCAGCGCTGTGAGCCTGTATTGGCCGAGCCGCTGGATGATCTGATCGCGGATATGTTCGACACCATGTACGGCGCGCAGGGCCGCGGGCTGGCGGCACCGCAGGTGGGCGTGATGAAGCGGCTGTTTGTGATGGATTGCAGCTGGAAAGAGGGCACACCCTCGCCGATGGTGATGATCAATCCAACCATCATGGCCGCCGAGCGCTCTCCGGTTGTGGCAGACGAGGGCGGTCTGTCGATCCCCGGTGTACTGGTGTCGGTTGAACGCCCCAAGGCGGTGACCGTGCAATGGACGGCGGCTGAGGGCGACATTCATATGGCGGATTTTGACGGGTTTGAAGCCCGTTGCATTCAGCATGAATTTGATCATTTGAACGGCACGGTGACATTTGATCACCTGTCAGGCGCCGATCGCGCCAGGGCCGAGGCCGAATTTTTGGAGAGAAACACGTGA
- the fmt gene encoding methionyl-tRNA formyltransferase — MRVIFMGTPDFSVPVLEALVGAGHEIAAVYCQPPRPAGRGKKDRPTPVHARAVELGLQVRHPVSLKAPEVQDEFAALGADIAVVVAYGLILPQVILDAPSQGCLNIHASLLPRWRGAAPIHRAIMAGDAATGICIMQMEAGLDTGPVLLRQATDIGAEEVTALLHDRLSEMGAKLIVSALDQLPDLRAEVQPEQGVTYASKIDKAEARIDWTRPAVEVDRQIRGLSPFPGAWSEIGGQRVKLLASRLAQGQGRPGEVLDENLTIACGSGAVELLRLQRAGKGAQDRDIFLRGFPMTPGDCF, encoded by the coding sequence ATGCGCGTCATATTCATGGGAACACCCGATTTTTCGGTTCCGGTGCTGGAGGCCTTGGTTGGCGCTGGGCATGAGATTGCCGCGGTCTATTGCCAGCCACCGCGCCCTGCCGGGCGCGGCAAGAAAGACCGGCCGACGCCGGTGCATGCGCGCGCAGTTGAGTTGGGCTTGCAGGTGCGCCACCCGGTGTCGCTGAAAGCCCCGGAAGTGCAGGACGAATTTGCCGCGCTGGGCGCCGATATCGCGGTGGTGGTGGCCTATGGGCTGATCCTGCCGCAGGTTATTCTGGATGCGCCCAGCCAGGGCTGCCTGAACATTCACGCCAGCCTGCTGCCGCGCTGGCGCGGCGCCGCACCGATCCACCGGGCGATCATGGCCGGGGACGCGGCGACCGGCATTTGCATCATGCAGATGGAGGCCGGGCTGGATACCGGGCCGGTATTGCTGCGTCAGGCGACGGACATCGGGGCTGAGGAGGTCACGGCGCTGCTGCATGATCGGCTGTCAGAGATGGGCGCAAAGCTGATTGTCAGCGCATTGGACCAGCTGCCGGACTTGCGGGCCGAGGTGCAGCCTGAGCAGGGCGTGACCTATGCGAGTAAGATCGACAAGGCTGAGGCGCGCATTGACTGGACCCGTCCCGCGGTTGAGGTGGATCGCCAGATTCGGGGGTTGTCGCCGTTCCCCGGAGCCTGGAGCGAGATCGGGGGGCAGCGGGTCAAACTGCTGGCCTCGCGTTTGGCGCAGGGGCAGGGACGCCCTGGCGAAGTGTTGGATGAAAACCTCACCATTGCCTGTGGTTCGGGCGCGGTAGAGCTGCTGCGCTTGCAACGGGCAGGCAAAGGCGCGCAGGATCGTGACATCTTCTTGCGCGGTTTCCCGATGACGCCGGGCGATTGTTTCTAA
- the rpoZ gene encoding DNA-directed RNA polymerase subunit omega, protein MARVTVEDCVDKVPNRFELVMLAAHRAREIAAGAPITVERDNDKNPVVSLREIADETQSADALRERLIESNQTQIEVDEPEEDSMALLMGGEADKPADDDMSEEKLLRALMEAQGQG, encoded by the coding sequence ATGGCCCGCGTAACGGTTGAAGACTGCGTTGATAAAGTTCCCAACCGCTTTGAGCTGGTGATGCTGGCAGCCCATCGCGCTCGTGAGATTGCGGCCGGTGCGCCGATCACCGTTGAGCGTGACAATGACAAGAACCCTGTCGTGTCCCTGCGTGAAATCGCCGACGAAACACAAAGCGCCGATGCGCTGCGTGAACGGCTGATCGAGAGCAACCAGACGCAGATCGAAGTCGATGAGCCCGAAGAGGATTCGATGGCGCTGTTGATGGGTGGCGAGGCTGACAAGCCGGCCGATGACGACATGTCCGAAGAAAAGCTTCTTCGGGCGCTGATGGAAGCCCAAGGACAGGGCTGA
- a CDS encoding LabA-like NYN domain-containing protein, whose product MFYKDERLALFIDGSNLYAAAKALGFDIDYKLLRQEFMRRGKMLRAFYYTALLENDEYSPIRPLVDWLHYNGFTMVTKPAKEYTDSMGRRKVKGNMDIELAVDAMELASRVDHIVLFSGDGDFRPLVASLQRQGVRVSVVSTIRSQPPMISDELRRQADNFIELEELKDVIGRPPREMPAEDRSVAFAGK is encoded by the coding sequence ATGTTTTACAAAGACGAACGGCTAGCGCTGTTCATCGATGGATCGAATCTTTATGCTGCAGCCAAGGCGCTCGGCTTTGATATCGATTACAAGTTATTGCGTCAGGAATTCATGCGCCGCGGCAAGATGCTGCGGGCGTTCTACTACACTGCGCTGCTTGAAAACGATGAATATTCGCCGATCCGACCGCTGGTAGACTGGTTGCATTACAATGGTTTTACCATGGTGACCAAACCGGCCAAAGAATACACCGATAGCATGGGCCGCCGTAAGGTTAAGGGCAACATGGATATCGAACTGGCCGTGGACGCCATGGAACTGGCGTCGCGCGTTGATCACATTGTGCTGTTTTCCGGGGATGGGGATTTCCGGCCGCTGGTTGCCAGCTTGCAGCGTCAAGGTGTTCGGGTGTCTGTGGTGTCAACCATTCGTAGCCAACCGCCGATGATTTCAGATGAGCTGCGTCGTCAAGCCGACAATTTCATCGAACTCGAAGAACTGAAGGATGTTATTGGCCGTCCTCCACGCGAAATGCCTGCCGAAGATCGCAGTGTTGCCTTTGCTGGCAAGTAA
- a CDS encoding response regulator transcription factor — MNVLIVESSLELGVLWKRHLERQRVMVTRVETQEAAIFALSAGAYDIIVLDLVLKEGSALAVADFASYRRPEARVIFVTNTSFFSDGSIFSHSPNACAFVQSGTPPEDLAAMVEHYAGGH, encoded by the coding sequence ATGAATGTTTTAATTGTCGAGAGCAGTTTAGAACTCGGGGTGCTTTGGAAAAGGCACCTTGAACGGCAAAGGGTGATGGTCACCCGGGTGGAGACCCAAGAGGCGGCGATATTTGCGTTATCTGCCGGGGCCTATGACATTATCGTTCTGGATCTGGTGCTCAAAGAGGGCAGCGCGCTGGCGGTGGCCGATTTTGCCAGCTATCGCCGACCAGAGGCGCGGGTGATTTTTGTCACCAACACCAGCTTTTTCTCGGACGGGTCGATATTTTCCCATAGTCCCAACGCCTGTGCCTTTGTGCAGAGCGGTACGCCGCCAGAAGATCTGGCGGCGATGGTCGAACATTACGCGGGTGGCCATTAA
- a CDS encoding glutathione S-transferase family protein, with amino-acid sequence MGLLIDGKWHDQWYDTKTTGGTFKRSESKYRNWITKDGQAGPSGRDGFKAESGRYHLYVSLACPWAHRTLIFRQLKSLQDHISVSVVHPDMLGEGWSFDTDEHGATGDALFGLSHLHQIYTRADAAFTGRVTVPILWDKHRNTIVSNESSEIIRMLNAAFDDLTGNREDYYPQELREPIETINARVYSSLNNGVYKCGFATTQDAYDAAIEPLFDTLEWLEDLLSEHRYLLGDKVTEADWRLFTTLARFDSVYHLHFKCNRKRLIDYPNLWAYCRELYQWPGVAETVGMMHIVRHYHYSHNSINPYRIIPTNPVLDWTAAHGRTSARPAG; translated from the coding sequence ATGGGACTGTTGATCGACGGAAAATGGCACGACCAGTGGTATGACACCAAAACCACCGGCGGCACCTTCAAGCGCAGCGAATCCAAGTACCGCAACTGGATCACCAAGGATGGTCAGGCCGGACCCTCGGGCCGCGATGGGTTCAAGGCGGAAAGCGGCCGCTACCATCTTTATGTCTCGCTGGCCTGCCCCTGGGCCCATCGCACCCTGATCTTTCGCCAGCTCAAATCGCTGCAAGACCACATCAGCGTCTCGGTCGTGCACCCGGACATGCTGGGTGAAGGCTGGAGCTTTGACACCGACGAGCACGGCGCCACCGGGGACGCATTGTTTGGCCTCAGCCATCTGCATCAGATCTACACCCGCGCCGATGCGGCTTTCACCGGACGTGTCACCGTTCCCATTCTATGGGACAAACACCGCAACACCATCGTGTCGAACGAAAGTTCCGAAATCATCCGGATGCTGAACGCGGCTTTCGACGATCTGACCGGCAACCGCGAGGATTACTACCCGCAAGAGCTGCGTGAACCCATCGAGACAATAAACGCCCGTGTCTACAGCAGCCTGAACAACGGCGTCTACAAATGCGGCTTTGCCACCACGCAAGACGCCTATGACGCCGCAATAGAGCCGCTTTTTGACACATTAGAGTGGCTTGAGGATCTGCTGTCCGAGCACCGCTATCTGCTGGGCGACAAAGTGACCGAGGCCGACTGGCGGCTGTTCACCACCCTTGCCCGGTTTGATTCCGTCTATCACCTGCATTTCAAATGCAATCGCAAACGGCTGATCGACTACCCCAACCTCTGGGCTTACTGCCGCGAGCTGTACCAATGGCCCGGCGTTGCTGAAACCGTCGGCATGATGCATATCGTGCGCCACTACCATTACAGTCACAACTCCATCAATCCGTACCGGATTATTCCGACCAACCCAGTGCTGGACTGGACCGCAGCCCATGGACGCACCAGCGCCCGCCCTGCAGGTTAA
- the rnhA gene encoding ribonuclease HI encodes MSELYAYTDGACSGNPGPGGWGVLLRALDDDGKIAKQRELKGGEPDTTNNRMELLAAINALESLSRPSTLTVVTDSAYVKNGVTGWIFGWKKNGWKTSARKPVKNVDLWMRLDEAQVRHQVTWKWIKGHAGHAENEKADELARAGMAPFKPKKSKS; translated from the coding sequence ATGTCTGAACTATATGCATATACCGACGGAGCTTGCTCCGGTAATCCCGGTCCCGGTGGCTGGGGCGTGCTGCTGCGCGCCCTTGATGATGACGGCAAAATTGCCAAACAGCGCGAGCTGAAAGGCGGCGAGCCCGATACCACCAACAACCGGATGGAGCTGCTGGCCGCGATCAACGCGCTGGAAAGCCTCAGCCGCCCCTCGACGCTGACCGTAGTGACCGATTCGGCCTATGTGAAAAATGGCGTCACCGGCTGGATCTTTGGCTGGAAGAAAAACGGCTGGAAAACCTCGGCCCGGAAACCGGTCAAGAATGTCGATCTGTGGATGCGGCTGGACGAGGCGCAGGTCCGTCATCAGGTGACCTGGAAATGGATCAAGGGCCACGCAGGCCACGCCGAAAATGAAAAGGCGGACGAATTGGCCCGCGCAGGCATGGCGCCCTTCAAGCCGAAAAAATCAAAGTCGTGA
- a CDS encoding c-type cytochrome: MKIILGGVAIGAVAVTALLWSQGAGAQATGLIPYQDAAAVTRGAELYQDYCASCHGDKLQGQENWRERDAEGYLPAPPHDVTGHTWHHGDAQLLAITRQGTEALVGSGYRSRMQGYQGVLSERDILAVLAFIKSSWPPEIIERHNDINAQVKG; this comes from the coding sequence ATGAAGATTATTTTGGGTGGCGTCGCGATCGGGGCGGTGGCCGTGACCGCATTGCTGTGGAGCCAGGGCGCGGGCGCTCAAGCGACTGGACTGATTCCGTATCAGGACGCAGCTGCTGTGACGCGCGGAGCAGAGCTGTATCAGGACTATTGCGCCAGCTGCCACGGGGATAAGTTGCAGGGGCAGGAAAATTGGCGTGAACGCGATGCCGAGGGGTATTTGCCGGCGCCGCCGCATGACGTGACCGGTCACACCTGGCACCATGGCGACGCCCAGCTATTGGCGATCACCCGGCAGGGGACGGAGGCCCTGGTGGGGTCCGGCTATCGCAGTCGTATGCAGGGATATCAAGGCGTGCTGAGCGAACGCGATATTCTGGCGGTGCTGGCCTTTATCAAAAGCAGCTGGCCACCTGAGATCATAGAGCGCCACAATGATATCAATGCGCAGGTCAAAGGCTGA